The segment TGAAATTCCGGCAATCCATCAAAGATTCTGGTTGGTTCTCCTTTTAACAATTCTTCGATCAGAAATGCCAAATGCATGATAACACCAGCATCTACGCTTGGCTCTACTACCAGATGCAGTTGACCTTGAATCTGATGAACGATCTGCTGCAACAGTCTAATAGTTTGAGTGAGGGACGGGATATGAGTCAATGTGCCGGCTAATGTTTGAACGATTTTTTCGATCGGTATCTCTTCGCTGACGATCCGTTTCAACACATTCAAGCGCTCATCGTCAAAAACTTCATAAGCCGAAAAGAATGGGATATTCTGATAATCAACTTCAACGGTACCGGCGATCGCCTTGATTTCATATTCTTGCAACAATGAATCGATGTGCTTGATAAATGCTTCTCTTTCAATAAACTGCATTTGGATAATCTCGACTTTTGATTGGTCCACTACTGGCGCGATTCGCTGATACAGTTTTGCAGCGACCCCTTCACCAGTAAAGCAAGTAACCACCACTGCTTTTTTGATATCTTTTTGCCCATGGTTTTCTTTGAATTGATCACGAATGATGTTTTCAAAAGAAAGTTGGATATTTTGATAAATATCTTCCAAGCTGCGTCCATTGGCAGCCATCCGCAGTGCTTCGATCACTACCATCGTACTGGTCATGGAGATAGCTTTCGTACGGACACCCGTCTCTTCGAATACCAGATTCGCAAAAGAATTCAATGACCCCATATCCGTCAGCAGTAAAACACCGTTTGATAAGCGTTCCTTGTTTTGTGAGACATGGGCCAAAAGTTTTTCATACATCGTTTGGACTTCCATATCCAATCGCATATTCATGGCGATCCCGATCGTTGTTCCCAAAAGATCCTGTGCTGTGCTCAGCATGCTGGATGCCGTGGCAGTCCCGTGCATCAACACGATGACTTCCACGAGGTTTTCCGGAACTTTTTCGCTGTTGCTTACTTGGATGGAAAGAAACATACTGATAAAGCCGATCTCATCAAAAGGAATCTCGATCGCCCATTCTTCTTCGATAATGCTGGACAGATCCAAAGCGATTTGAAATTCTCGTTTTAAATTCTTACGGATCGTGTTCAGATCCGGGTGGATAATGGTATGTCCTTCTTTTAGTCGTTCGATAGTACTTTGCAGATGCAAGGCAAACGCAAAGCGTGCTTTTTCATTGTAGCAACGCTCCAGCTTTTCCTCAGCAATGTCATAGAGGCGATTGGTCAATTTCCAAATCTTATCTGGCAAAAGTTCTTTGTGAACGGTATTTTGTGTTAATTCTTCTACGTAAGTCTCAAAATAGGCATCGACATCTCGGGAAATCAAGTTTTCCAAGTCAACGCTGGCGACACCGGTCTCACTGAGCGTAGTTACTTTTTCTTCAATATCATTGTAGACCTGCATATTTCGTTCTGGATCCTGTGACCAGACAACTTCCGCTTCACCAGGATCAAAACTCAGATAATCTCCTTTACCTTCCAAAAAGCTTTCTAAGCGATCAGAGAGATCACGCATCTTCAATAGTCCTTTTTGAACCTGTAAAGAGCAGTCCTGTTTATGGATCAGCAGACTTTTTTCGTTGTGAGTACGATAATGCAAAAAGGCTTTGGCACAAACCAGCTTCAAATCTCTTTTGACTTGCCCGATATTGCCTTCTGCATCATAAAGCATAAATGCGATGATGGCTTCTTTTTCAACTTCGATCCGTTGATTCAGGCGATTGGCTTCTTGCTTGATAAATAAAGTAATGATCTCATACCGCTCATCCAACGAACGGCCGGCCAAACTAGGTAGAGTGATCGACATTGGGATCCGGCGATTGAATGTCGTCAAAAATGTTTCCGACGATTCGGTGGTAGCGCCAATGATCTGAACGGAAGCCTCATACGTTTTTGCGCTCTCTCCTAATGGACGATAAATGCCTTTATCGATAAAAGTGAAAAGCATCTCCTGCCCTTCCGGAGGCAGCCGATGGATCTCATCCAAAAATAAGATCCCTCCATCAGCTTTTGCTAATAATCCAGGAGTATCTTCAGCGGCTCCAGTATAAGCACCTTTTTTGATACCGAAAATATGTCCGAACAGTAATTGCGGATTTTGCGCGTAATCCGCACAGTTAAAAGAAACAAATGGAGCATCTCGTTTGACCACACGTGATTTTACCGCAAAATGATACATACACTCGGCAAAGAGTGATTTCCCAGTACCGGTTTCACCGAAAATAATAGTATGCAATCCTCGCGGCGGATACAAGATCGCAGCTTTTGCCTGCTGGATCGTCATTTTTAATGATCCGTTTTCTCCCACCAGATTATCAAATGTAACTTCCGAAGAAGTATCCACGTGCACTTTTTCTTCCGAATCACCCAAAATCTCGTAAACGACTGGACGTCCCGCCTTTTTGATGATCCGTCCTTCTTTGGCTAACTCATTCAAGTAGCGGCTGGCATTCGTCCGGTCGAT is part of the Enterococcus mediterraneensis genome and harbors:
- a CDS encoding sigma 54-interacting transcriptional regulator — translated: MNSRKEEILHTLEMRQQGTTALQIAEILNIDRTNASRYLNELAKEGRIIKKAGRPVVYEILGDSEEKVHVDTSSEVTFDNLVGENGSLKMTIQQAKAAILYPPRGLHTIIFGETGTGKSLFAECMYHFAVKSRVVKRDAPFVSFNCADYAQNPQLLFGHIFGIKKGAYTGAAEDTPGLLAKADGGILFLDEIHRLPPEGQEMLFTFIDKGIYRPLGESAKTYEASVQIIGATTESSETFLTTFNRRIPMSITLPSLAGRSLDERYEIITLFIKQEANRLNQRIEVEKEAIIAFMLYDAEGNIGQVKRDLKLVCAKAFLHYRTHNEKSLLIHKQDCSLQVQKGLLKMRDLSDRLESFLEGKGDYLSFDPGEAEVVWSQDPERNMQVYNDIEEKVTTLSETGVASVDLENLISRDVDAYFETYVEELTQNTVHKELLPDKIWKLTNRLYDIAEEKLERCYNEKARFAFALHLQSTIERLKEGHTIIHPDLNTIRKNLKREFQIALDLSSIIEEEWAIEIPFDEIGFISMFLSIQVSNSEKVPENLVEVIVLMHGTATASSMLSTAQDLLGTTIGIAMNMRLDMEVQTMYEKLLAHVSQNKERLSNGVLLLTDMGSLNSFANLVFEETGVRTKAISMTSTMVVIEALRMAANGRSLEDIYQNIQLSFENIIRDQFKENHGQKDIKKAVVVTCFTGEGVAAKLYQRIAPVVDQSKVEIIQMQFIEREAFIKHIDSLLQEYEIKAIAGTVEVDYQNIPFFSAYEVFDDERLNVLKRIVSEEIPIEKIVQTLAGTLTHIPSLTQTIRLLQQIVHQIQGQLHLVVEPSVDAGVIMHLAFLIEELLKGEPTRIFDGLPEFQKKYRLENDTVRTALMSLEKEYQIKISEDEIAFITQMFLENKIKSAYDITHKFSV